The sequence tATCATCATGAGTAAATTTCTTCAAAATTGATACTTGTTATTTTGACAAATGACTATTGACgaagaaaattaaaacttaCGCGACTGATTGATGAAATATACTCATCCACCGAGCATCCTACATATACTGTTGCAACCTCATCGAACATTGTAATATTTGCATCATAATCTCCTTGTATGACATTTAAGGTTATTCTAAACTTGGAATTGTATGTTAAAAATGTTAATATTAATGACATgtatttttgtattaaatttttatgtgtTTGTATTTTGGTCATTACCTCGGTGTTGTCTCAATAACCTCTTCATTGCATTTTTCGCATATTGTAGTTTCAGCATTCTTTGTGCATGATGTTGAGCACGTTTTACAGGAATTATACCATATTGATGCTTTATTTTCGACCTCTTGAACTATTCCCATAAAACAATAGTAAGATTTCTGATAGATCAAAATAGAAAATtgtgataattaaaaaaataaatttcaattaatatataAGTATAGATAAacggaaaagaaaagaaataagaaactAATCATTTGCAAGATTATTATATTCGATTTCTATTGCTTCACGAAAGGTTTATAATATTTCAACTTTATCCAAAGCAAGGCATGTGGATATCCAGTCGTAAGGATGGCTCTCTGCAGCCATTGTAGTTTTCTCTCTGTTTTTAAGTTTTGCTTCTCATGGAACAAATAAGCGTATCAGAAAATATGTTGGTTTGATACTTAATTGGCCCATTTTTTGGATTTGCATAcgacttttaaattttattcttaaataCTCAGACTTTACATTGTTAACAAATGTCCACTTTTATTTTGACACGAGAATTTAGGTAAGTATaattaaatagtaaaaatataaaaagtggTGGAACCCTTTTTTATTGTGTGAGAGGATTACAATTTAGATGAAGATAATTAAAAGGTAAAAACAGAGAAATGAAAAATCTGGaatgtattatattattttcGTCACATAAGTAATAACATGAAAGCTCCCATTATTAGTAATGGTACCTTTGctataaattcatatttttcataGATTTATGATAACAATCATTTTAATGTACGAAGGAGAATAGGGAATGCATGTTCAATTTGTTATGTAGTTACTTCACCATTATATGCTGATTTTCTTTAAGGTCTTTCAACATCACTTCCTTTGCATTTGTCATTTTCTGAATCATTTTTTATGCTGTTATCCTTAATGGATCATAAGTTTCATAGGATCTGCATTTACAACATAAGAATAAGACAAGTTAAATGATTGATTGGATtactatattaataaaatataaaataaataattaaaagaacagtgtccattttttttttccataccTTTGCTCCATATGTTTAATCTCTGGACATTCTGGTGAAGTTTTAGTACGGATCTCACTGTACTTTGCAATTGCAAAGCACCAGACATGTaatgtattttgttatttatggtgctaatatatatatataaattaaatgtattttgttattcatggtggtaatatataaatttaaattttaattgtgcATGACTTACCCAAAAACTTTTTTGCAGTGACATTTGTGATGACAATAATTGGATTTTGCTCTAAAACTTTTTGTAGCTTATCTCCTTCATTTATGGCCATATCTTCCCAAAGACTAATTTCCATAAATTGATTCCTGTAtcattaaaaagaattaaaagtgattaaataaatatgaattttttatttatattttattaaaaaaaacgaACAAATAATGacatcatataaaaataaaatacttactCTTTGTTTACGATAGTTATGTCTCTCATTGTTTTTGAATGTGCACCCGATGTGGTTTTCGTTGGTACCATTTTACTATTTTCAACTCGTACCAAAGTTCCAAAGACATCTTCTCTCTTACCGAATTCTTCTTTTTTGTCAAACTTTGATTCTATATCTTTGAACTCAACAAAATTGTATTGTATCTTCATATCAATACTATCAAATGTTTCGGTCACAACGGTGTACTTTTTGAGAATCAATTCTTTTTTAGGATGTATGCTAGGATATCGCCGATCAACCTGTCTAACCTCTCCATTAGAGATTAACTATTCACCTCAAATTTTTGGACAACAATT comes from Salvia miltiorrhiza cultivar Shanhuang (shh) chromosome 3, IMPLAD_Smil_shh, whole genome shotgun sequence and encodes:
- the LOC131017426 gene encoding replication protein A 70 kDa DNA-binding subunit D-like; this encodes MKIQYNFVEFKDIESKFDKKEEFGKREDVFGTLVRVENSKMVPTKTTSGAHSKTMRDITIVNKENQFMEISLWEDMAINEGDKLQKVLEQNPIIVITNVTAKKFLGALQLQSTVRSVLKLHQNVQRLNIWSKDPMKLMIH